One Gloeobacter morelensis MG652769 DNA window includes the following coding sequences:
- a CDS encoding efflux RND transporter permease subunit → MGGLGLVVGAGYVAYRLRPAVPPAPPAAVPVKTAVVRTRTGRIFVRLKPRAERPLGADQVLQKLRPQLAKVPGIKSFVQNPPTIPIGAKVSNGLYQYTLQSPDAAGLYRVATALEAKLRTLKELQDVSSDLLLKSPQLSVAIDRDRAATLGVSAAQIESALGEAYGFKRVSLIYGATNQYYVILGVEPAYQGDPATLSRLYVRSTGGNLVSLDALVRRSIGAGPLAVNHLGQFPAVTISFNLRPDVSLSQATAKIQAAAQAVVPASVSASFQGTAQEFQSSITSLGVLLVVAILVIYIVLGVLYESYIHPVTILSGACPRPGSGHC, encoded by the coding sequence GTGGGGGGGCTGGGCCTGGTGGTCGGGGCCGGCTACGTCGCCTACCGCCTGCGCCCGGCGGTACCCCCCGCCCCACCCGCAGCCGTGCCGGTAAAGACAGCGGTCGTGCGCACCCGGACGGGCCGCATCTTCGTGCGCCTCAAGCCCCGCGCCGAGCGTCCCCTCGGGGCCGACCAGGTGCTGCAGAAGCTGCGCCCCCAGCTTGCGAAGGTACCGGGCATCAAGAGCTTTGTGCAGAACCCGCCCACCATCCCCATCGGGGCCAAGGTCAGCAACGGCCTATACCAGTACACGCTGCAGAGCCCGGATGCCGCCGGACTCTACCGGGTCGCCACCGCCCTGGAGGCGAAGCTGCGCACCCTCAAGGAACTGCAGGATGTCAGCTCCGACCTGCTCCTCAAGAGCCCGCAACTGAGCGTGGCCATCGACCGCGACCGGGCCGCCACCCTCGGGGTGAGCGCCGCTCAGATCGAGAGCGCCCTGGGCGAAGCCTATGGCTTCAAGCGGGTGTCACTCATCTACGGAGCCACCAACCAGTACTACGTGATCCTGGGGGTAGAACCGGCGTACCAGGGCGACCCTGCCACCCTGTCCCGCCTGTACGTGCGCTCTACGGGTGGCAACCTGGTCTCCCTCGACGCCCTGGTACGCCGCTCGATCGGTGCCGGTCCCCTCGCCGTCAACCACCTGGGTCAGTTCCCGGCGGTGACGATCTCGTTCAACCTGCGGCCCGACGTGTCGCTGTCGCAGGCGACCGCGAAGATTCAGGCGGCAGCGCAGGCGGTGGTGCCCGCCTCGGTGAGCGCCAGCTTCCAGGGGACCGCCCAGGAGTTCCAGTCCTCGATCACCTCGCTGGGGGTGCTGCTGGTGGTGGCGATCCTGGTGATCTACATCGTGCTGGGGGTGCTCTACGAGAGCTACATCCATCCCGTCACGATCCTCTCCGGTGCCTGCCCTCGGCCGGGTTCGGGGCACTGCTGA
- a CDS encoding TetR/AcrR family transcriptional regulator encodes MARLKNLTERGRETQRELRNITIQLILEKGYENVTVKDITERAGIDRSTFYLHYKDKQDLLEQNQKQVIDELFERCRQTAQMEDRLRIVFKHIAENAAIYRVMLTTEDGSALYLRMHDYIVEQLRTVMQERVAQQGLTPDVPLEMLANYYTGALRGAAVWWLAQGMPCPPEQMVRLFQRLMLQGISAVGGPPVRPEA; translated from the coding sequence ATGGCCCGGCTGAAGAACCTCACCGAACGGGGCAGAGAGACGCAGCGCGAACTCAGAAATATCACTATTCAGCTCATCCTGGAGAAGGGGTACGAGAACGTCACGGTCAAGGACATCACCGAGCGTGCCGGCATTGATCGCAGCACGTTTTACCTGCACTACAAGGACAAGCAGGACCTGCTCGAACAGAACCAGAAGCAGGTGATCGACGAACTTTTCGAGCGCTGCCGACAGACCGCGCAGATGGAGGACCGCCTGCGCATCGTCTTCAAGCACATCGCCGAGAATGCCGCGATCTACCGGGTGATGCTGACTACCGAGGATGGCTCGGCGCTCTACCTGCGCATGCACGACTACATCGTCGAGCAACTGCGCACAGTCATGCAGGAGCGGGTGGCTCAGCAGGGCCTGACCCCGGATGTGCCCCTTGAGATGCTGGCAAACTACTACACGGGTGCTCTGCGCGGGGCGGCAGTATGGTGGCTTGCACAGGGAATGCCCTGTCCACCGGAGCAGATGGTGCGCCTGTTTCAGCGCCTGATGCTTCAGGGGATCTCCGCTGTCGGGGGGCCACCGGTCCGGCCCGAAGCCTGA
- a CDS encoding efflux RND transporter permease subunit, with the protein MLFRSELDVYSFIGLILLVGIVKKNAIMMIDFALEAERNDGKSPEDAIFSACLVRFRPIMMTTLAALVGSLPLALGLGAGAQSRQPLGLAVVGGLLLSQVVTLYITPVIYLYLDRFERRAEHTEPTPVRASEA; encoded by the coding sequence GTGCTGTTCCGTAGCGAGCTGGACGTGTACTCGTTCATCGGCCTCATCCTGCTGGTGGGCATCGTCAAGAAGAACGCCATCATGATGATCGACTTCGCCCTCGAAGCCGAGCGCAACGACGGCAAGAGCCCGGAGGATGCTATCTTCAGCGCCTGCCTGGTGCGCTTCCGCCCGATCATGATGACCACGCTCGCGGCACTGGTGGGCAGTCTGCCGCTGGCTTTGGGCCTGGGGGCCGGGGCGCAATCCCGCCAGCCCCTCGGCCTCGCCGTGGTGGGAGGACTGCTGCTCTCACAGGTGGTAACGCTCTACATCACACCGGTCATCTACCTGTACCTGGATCGCTTCGAGCGCCGCGCCGAGCACACCGAGCCCACCCCGGTGAGGGCCTCAGAAGCCTGA